TCGGCAAGGAACTCAGCGAACAGCCGGGAGCGGCCGACATAGCGCGAGCCGTAGAGCGAGGTGAACGGGACATCGTGGAAGTAATACGTCGACGAAATGTTCTTCGCGTCGAGCCGGTCCCAGATGGTCGGCAGCGAAGACGTATCCACAGTGTCATTGAGGCGGTCGGTCTCGCCGCTGTGCAGATAAAGACGGTTCGGAAACGTGGCGGACAGAATGCCGCTCATGTAGTAATCGCAAACGGTGTATTGCGTGACAGCCCCGCGGTAGAAGTCGAGATCGGCCGCGCCGAAATAGCCGATGGGCAGCAGGTCGCCGCGCGTGATGCTCGTGCCGGGCGTCAGTAGAAAGCCGTTCATCGCACCATTCGCGAGGTGAACGCGCCCTGCCTCGTACATATGGTTCGGGTCGGAGAACGAGCATGCCTGGAATCCGTATGACGCATTCGACGTCAAGCCGAACGACGTTTGCTTTTGACCGAAAGCGTCGGTGAACTGGCGCGTCTGCTGATGTTCGGCATTCGGTACCCAACCGAACATATGATCGAACGACCGGTTCTCCATCGTGACGAGGACGATGTGATCGACGCCCGACGTGGCAGGATCGGGCAAGGCAGGCCGCGGCAGGTTCGCCCGATCGGGCGGGAGGCCGCTCGTCGCACCCGTGCTGCCTGACGATCCGCCCCCTCCGCCACAAGCCGACAACGCCACACTGCCGGCAAGCGCCGCCAGGATCTTGCGACGGGTGGGATCGGGTAAATTCGAAGACTGATCATCGCTCATGGCTTTTACCTCCCTTGTTTGACTGTCGCTCCCGTCGCCGTCGCCTGATCGTTCGGCCGAGTGAGTCCGAGTGAGCGTTTGTTAGCACTTCGCGTACCCGTGGTGACGGTCCCGCTTGCGCTGCAGCGCAGCGTGCGTCTCGCGCGGCGCGCGGTCCGTTCGCGAAACGCTGGGAGTCATGCGCAATTCGATACGTCTCCACAGTTGACTTGTTACAGCCCAAAGACTGTATATTTTATTTACAGCCCAAAGACTGTATATTGCAGATACAGTCTGTGATCTGTATTCTGCGACCTTGGGACGGCAGTGCGGACGCCGCCGGCGCCCGATAGAAGCCCTGCCCGCGTTCAATCCGTCTCTCTGGAGGCCCGCCGTGGATTATTCCGTCAAGACGCTTGGCCAGTTGCGGCCCGTTCTGCGCGGCTTTCGCAAAGCCGCTGGACTCACGCAGGCGATGCTCGCCGAGCGGCTCGGCATCACGCAGCAAAGCTATGCGCAGTTCGAGGCCAACCCGGCGGCAGCCGGCGTCGAGCGGCTCTTCAAGGTCTTGCGGCTGCTGAACGCCGGAATCAAGCTCAGCCAGGACGAGCCAGCCTCCGAGAATGCGGCGCCCGCTGCGAAAATTGCGCCGTCACCCCGTCCAGCCGTGCAAGGCCCCCGGGCAACCGCCAAAGTGGCGCCGCGCAAACCAGCCACCGGTGCCAGAAGCACGCGCCAGACGCCCGCGATCAAGACGGGCGAGCTTCCGAAAACGGGCACTGGCGCGACAGGCGTGCGCCAATCCGCAGCGGGCCCAGGCAGGCGCGCCGGCACCACGAGCAAGCGCCCCGCAAGCGCGGCCAGGAAGCGGGAGCAATGGTAGGTATGGGGCGCCGCTCACACACCCAGCGTCTCGACCTGTGGATGAACGGACTCGCCGTCGGATACTGGGAAAAGTCCGGTGGCAGCGAGCAGCTAGTGTTCCGTTCCGCTGATTCGCGAACAAAGTCTGTGTAGCTTTTCGAGGATTGAATCAGCGGAGGCGGTCCAGATGAATGGTTTGCAGTTTTCGTTGTAGTGGGAAACGAACTGATCGATGCGTCTGATCAGTTGCTTGACCGAACCGAACGAACCGCGCCGGATGGCCTTGTCAGTGATCAGCGCGAAGAAGCGTTCGACCTGATTAAGCCATGAACTGTAGGTGGGAATGAAATGCATGTGCCAGCGAGGACGCGCTGCCAGCCATGCCTTGACCTTCGGGTGCTTGTGACTGCTGTAGTTATCGACGATACAGTGCACGTCGAGTTCGGCCGGCACTGCCTTGTCGATTTCGCGCAGGAACGACAGGAATTCCTGATGTCGATGACGCGGCTTGCAGGTGGCGAGTACGGCACCGTTGAGCACGTTCAGTGCCGCAAACAAAGTGGTGGTGCCGTGACGAACATAATCGTGCGTGACACCTTCGACGTAGCCGAAACCCATCGGCAGCATGGGTTGCGTACGCTCAAGGGCCTGACACTGGCTCTTCTCGTCGACGCACAATACCAGTGCGTTCTCCGGCGGACTCAAGTAGAGGCCGACCACGTCGCGCAATTTCTCGATGAAGAATTGATCAGTCGAGAGCTTGAAGCTTTCGCTGCGATGCGGCTGCAGACCCAGCAGCTTGAAGTAACGGTGCACACTCGTCGGCGAGATGGCAGTTTCGGCTGCAATTGTGCGCACGCTCCAGTGCGTGGAGCCATCCGCAGGCTTGGTGTGCAGGGTCTTGTGGATCAGCTGAGCCAGTCGCTCATCGTCGATCGTGCGCGGCTTGCCGGGGCGTACTTCATCATAGAGTCCGTTGATGCGCTGCTCCAGGAATCGCAGACGCCACTTGCCCACCGTGGCGCGTGTGAGTTGCAGGCGCTGCGCGATTGCGCTGTTGGGCTCCCCGTCAGCCGCCGCCAGTACAATGCGCGCACGCGTGACCAGCGCAGCCGAAATCGAGCGGGAACGTGCTATCGAGATCAGTTGCGAGCGCTCGTCTTCGCTCAACTCCAACTCGGCCTTCGGTCGTCCCATCGGCATGTTGACGTCTCCCGTTCCGTTGACGTCAACATGCTACGCGAACATAGATCAGTTAACAACGGAACGGGACACTAGTCTATTTCGACGACTGGGTCGGCGACCAGCAGGGGCGCCCGCTGTCGCTGTCACTGCCTTTCACGCCAGGCAACCAGCCGTACCGCGGCGCCGTCGTGTCGGCGTTCTTCGACAATCTGCTGCCCGATAGCGAACCGATCCGCCGCAGGATGGCGCAGCGCTACAAGACGGGCGGCACAGCGCCCTTCGACCTGCTTGCCGCGCTCGGGCGTGACTGTGTGGGCGCCATCCAGCTACTGCCGCCGGGCGAAGCGCCCACTGACCTTTACCGGATCGGCGGCGACACGCTGACGGCCAACGATATTGGCCGGCTATTGCGTGACACGACCTCGGCCGCGCCGCTCGGCCAGCACGATCCGGCCGCCGATCTTCGGCTGTCCATCGCGGGCGCGCAGGAGAAAACGGCGCTGCTGCGTCACAACGGCCGCTGGGTGCTTCCCGCTGGCAGCACGCCGACCACGCATATCTTCAAGCTTCCGTTGGGCCTTGTCGGTAACATGCAGGCCGACATGCGCACCTCGGTGGAAAACGAATGGCTGTGTTCACGGATCGTCGGCGCCTACGGCCTGCCCATCGCCGCATGCGATATCGGCTATTTCGGCGACCAGAAAGCGCTCGTCGTCGAGCGCTTCGACCGACGGCTGTCGAGCGACGGCACGTGGATCGTGCGTCTTCCGCAGGAAGACATGTGTCAGGCGACGGGCACGCCGCCCATTGCCAAATATCAGGCCGATGGCGGCCCGGGCATCGATGCCGTGATGGACGTTCTGGCCGGTTCCGTCGATGCCGCCGAAGATAGCGCGCGCTTCTTCAAGACGCAACTGATCTTCTGGCTGCTTGCCGCAACCGATGGCCATGCCAAGAACTTCAGCATCGCGCATTTACCCGGCAACCGATATCGCGCGACGCCGCTCTACGACGTGCTATCCGCGCATCCCATCATCGGGCGCGGCGCGAATCGCGTGCCGATGCAGAAAGCGAAGATGGCGATGGCTGTGCGCGGTTCGAGCAATCATTATCTGATGAGTCAGATCGTGCCGCGGCACTGGCTCGCGCAAGGCCAGCGGGCCGGCTTGTCGCGCGCCACCGTCGACGACCTGATCGCCTCCGTGACGGGCGCGACGCAGCAGGTCGTCGACACCGTTGCAGCGCACCTTCCCCGCGACTTCCCACACGACCTTGCGTCAGCGATCTTCGAAGGCATGTGGAAGCAAAGCAAAAAGCTCGCGGCGGCATAGCCTTCGGCGGCTGCGCGCTCAGCCGATCACTGGCCCAACCGTGACGGGCTGGTCGATCAACTGCAGGCTGACCCACAGTTCGTTGATGTCGGCGACCGCCTGGATGCTGCCTTCGATTCGAGAGTCGCCGATGCAGATGACAGCGTTGGGTCGGATTTCGCGCCCCCTGTCATAAAGGTGTCACGCCGCGTGATCAACATCGGCGAACAATATGGGTGCATGGCGACTGAGAGCGCCACCGGATCGAGCGGCATGCGGCGTGGTAGCCCTGCTTTCGCGTCCCTACATGGAAGAGACACTGTGAAGCAACGTGCGACTGTCGTGTGCCGGATGGGCACGCGCATTCTGCTGGTTGGCAAGGCGAACTCCCGCTGGTCGCTGCCAGGCGGCAAACCCGACACCGGCGAGACATTCGAAGCCGCCGCCGTGCGCGAACTCATGGAAGAAACGAGCCTTCAGGCGGCAGGCATGCAGTATCTGTTCGAGTTCGCGGGCACGCGGACCTGCCATCATGTCTTCGCCGCTCATGTCGACGAACAGCAAACCGCCACGCCAAGCAACGAAATCACGCGCTGTACGTGGGCCAAAGTCACCGACATCTCCGATCTCGACACAAGCGTCTCGACGCGCGGCATCGTCGACGTGCTCGCGTTGAACCGCAGCTATGACCCGCGCGTGCGGAACCGCTATCAGCGCGCGGACGCGTTCGTGCAAAACCTGCGCGAAGCGTTGCGGGATGTGCGCTTGCGGGGGTGGACGACGGCGCTGTGGTAAGCCGTTTCGAGACGTGATCTTTTCCGCATTTGAATTTGCTTCGTCATACTTATCAATGACGCGCAATGCGTCGCGTGTCGGTATCAAGCAAAAGCGCCGGCCTGACATCGGCCGGCGGTTTCATCGAAGCAGTACTCTTTACGCGGATAGCGTCGACTGACGCCGCGCCGCGCGCATCCGGCGCGAGCGCGCCACGATCTTTGCAACCGTTACGCGGCCCAGAGACCGGCGTGTGTTCGTCGCGAGATTCGCAAGCCGTTTGTCGCTCACGCGGTGACGCGCCCACGCGTACGCCGCAATCCAGCCGATCACGGTCCAACCGAACAGGACGTTGAAAATCGTCAGCGCAAACGCATCTTCGCGTTCGCGTGCATCGGCGACGATGGCGGGCAGAAAGTACACCACCACTGCCGCCAGCAACACCAGTCCTTCGAAGAATGCTCTCATGGGTTCACCTCCTGCCAGCATCATGTGCGCGAAGGCCGCAGCCTGCCGCACGCAGTGATCAATGACCCTTGAACACGTTGGCGTCGCGCGCGTCTTGCGCGGGCTGACGGATGCCCGATTCCGACGATGCGCCGCTCACGCCACCAACGGCATCGTTGGCAGCATGGGTCGCGCTATGCTCGGCAGCAACCGTCTGCGCGCTGACACCGCGTTGCGATGCAGGTGCGCCGACGGACGGACGATAGAACGGTGCCGGGCCATAACCCGAAGCGAACGCGGGAGCGGCAATAGCCGCGGATACGGCAACCAGCACAGCAGCGATAAGGCGGGTCTTCATGATGAAACTCCAGAGATGGTTGAATCGGGGCAGCGTCGCGACCGATGATTCAGTGCGGCGTCGATTGAGAGTGAGTGTAGACGAGACCTATCGAATTTCTATGCTCATAGATTGAAATCACAGTTCCCAAATTGCAAACAATGGAAGATTGCATGCGGAAGCGCCGGAGCCTTTGTCCATGCCGCTCTCAGGGTTGTGCGTTCGACGGCGGGTGAATGTCGCCGGGCGGTGCTAGCATCGGTTTCCGCTCAATTGCCGCCAGCGCGCGCCGTCCCGCGACGAGGCGAGCACCGGGTATCGTCGATGACCACTGTCGAATCCACTATCGATCACCGGATATTTTCTGCAGGCCGTCTGTCGATCGGACTGACGCTGCCGCTACTGCACGCGGGCGCGATCGTCGCGGACTTCCGCGAGCAGGTCGCGCTCGCGAGCCTCGCCGACACGCTCGGCTTTCGTGCGCTCTGGGTGCGCGACGTGCCGTTGAACAGTGCCGACTATCCCGATCCCGTCGGCCATCTCGACCCCTGGGTGCTGCTTGGCGCACTCGCTTCGAACACCACGCAGATCGCTCTCGCGAGCGGCGCGATCGTGCTGACGCTGCGCCATCCGTTGCACATCGCAAAGAGTGCCGGGTCGGTGCAGACGCTGTCGAATGGCCGCTTCGTACTGGGCCTCGGGTCGGGCGACCGCCCGCCCGAGTACGCGGCGTTCGGATGCCATGCCGAAGCTCGCCGGGAACGGTATCGCGCGCATTGGGAAACAGTCGCGGCGGCGCTGGGGGAAGTCCCTCGCGTGATACCGGATCTGCGGCCCGCCGATGCACCCGAATTCATGCTGCTACCACGGCCGCCATTGCCCGTGCCTATGCTCGCGGTCGGGTCGGGCGGACAAAGTGTCGACTGGATCGCGCGGCATTCGATCGGCTGGATGACCTACCATCGCGAACCGGAAATACAGCGCTCAAGACACAGCATGTGGCGCGCGGCTGTCGAGCGCCTGCCTGCGCCCGCGTTTCGCGCATTCGGCGTCGCGATGCGGCTCGATCTCAGCGACGATCCACACGAGCCGGCGACACCGTTGTCGCTCGGCTATCGCGCGGGGCGGCATGCATTGCTGGCGCTGCTCGACGACATGCGCGAGACGGGCACGCATCACGTCGCGCTGAATCCGGCGTCCCGGCGGCCTGTGCGAGATGTGATGGCGGAACTCGCCGCTGACGTGTTGCCGGCATTTCATGGCTGATGGCCATATCGTTCGGCCCTCGCGGAGTTACGTTCCCGTCTTCTTTGACGCAGCCGCACGCGTCGATCGCGCAGCGCGTTTTTTTGCGGCCGCTGCGCTTCCGGGTGCAGTTTTCTTGACTGCAGTTTTCTTGACTGCAGTTTTCTTCACTGCAGTTTTCTTCCCGACATTCGCTGTCCCTTCGAGATCGAGCTCAACCCAGGCGGGCGCATGATCGCTCGCATGTGGCTCACCTCTCACCCATCGGTCGACACCCGCATCGCGCATCATCGCGGCCACCGGCCTGTTCAGCAGCAGATGATCGATGCGCAAGCCCGAATTGCGCTCCCAGTGCTGCCGGAAATAATCCCAGAACGTGAAGATCTGCTCGTCGGGAAAGCGCGTGCGCAACGCATCCGTCCAGCCTTGATCGAGCAGCCGGGCGTAGCACGCGCGGCTTTCCGGTTGCAGCAGCGCGTCCTTGAGCCATGAGCGCGGATTGTAGATATCGAAATCGGTAGGCACGACGTTGTAGTCGCCCGCGAGCACGACGGGATGGCCGCTGTCGAGCAGTCTTTTCGCATAGACGATCAACCGCTCGAACCACGCGAGCTTGTAGTCGAACTTCGGTCCCGGCTGCGGATTGCCGTTCGGCAGATACAGACAGCCGATCAGAATCCCCTCGACGGCCGCCTCGATGTAACGGCTATGCGTATCGTCGGGATCGCCGGGCAGGCCGCGGCGGGTTTCGACCGGCTGGGCGTCCTTCGCGAGGATCGCGACGCCGTTCCACGACACCTGTCCGTGCCAGATCGCGCCATAGCCGGCACGGTTGAGTTCGGCCTCGGGGAAGCCCGAGTCGGGCGCCTTCAGTTCCTGAAGGCATACGACATCGGGTGCCTCCCGTTCGAGCCATTGAAGCAAGGCCGGCAGCCGCGAACGAATGCCGTTGATGTTGAACGTAGCGAGCTTCATGATCCCCGGCGGATCGCAAGTCGCGTACCCGCAAGCGCATGCTGGCCGCGGCGGGCTCAGTTCTTCAGGTCGTCGGGCACCTTGCCGCCGTTTTCCGCCAGCTTCGTCATCACCTGCTTGTGCAGCCAGATGTTCATGGAAGCCGAATCGCCCGTGTCGCCGCTATAGTCCAGTTCCTCGGCGAGTTGCTTGCGCGCGGCGAGGCTGCTGTCGAGGCCCAGCAGCTTCATCAGATCGACGATCGACGTGCGCCAGTTCAGCTTCTCCGGATGCTGGTCGGCGAGCGCCGTGAGGATCGCCTCGACATCGACGGGCTCGGCAGGCGCTGCCGCAGCCGCCGCACCAGCGGGCGCCTGTTCGGGCGCAGCATCCGCGGCAGGCGCCGCATCGGGCGCCGGGGCGGCCTGCACGGCAGGATGGCTGGACGGGAAGATCTTGCTCAGGATCGTGCTGAAAATGCTCATGGCTTTCCTCCGGACAATCGGTTGAAAGTGTCAGCGTGACAAGGCCGGCGCGCATCGTTTGCACGCGGGCGAACCCTTATCCTCGCCGAAAAAAATGACAGCGCCATGCCGCTCATTCTTTCCTGAGGACGTAAAATCCGGCCGCCAATCTTGCGCAGGAATCGGACTCTAAACCGGCGATGGCTCACAACAAGGCAAAATACGGGTTTTGACGCGGAACCAGCGGCTGCGTCCGCCCGTTTGCGGCGGCGACAGCCTTGCGCCCCGAATCCCACGCGGCCGCGCGCGATGCACGAGTCACATAAGCGTCACACTCGAGCGACACGCACGCGACGCAGCAGTCTTCAAAGAATCAGGAGCGATCTTTCATGACCGAACCGAACGTTTCGTTGCTGGGCAGGCTGTCGCTTGCCTTCGGCACGTTTTTCAGCATTCTCGGCGACCGCGACTTCGCCGCGAGCGTGTTGCGCCTGCGCAGCGGCGCCATGCCCGCCCCGAGCCCGGCTCCGGCGGCTGCCCCCGTCACGCCGCCCGCACCCGCGCCGGCTCCCGCCCCCGTCGTCATCAAGGAAGCCACGCCCGAAGCCGCGCTGCAACTGCTCGGCCTCCTGCAACGCGATGCGCGCTTCATCGATTTCGTCGAGGAAGACATCGCGAAGTATTCGGACGCCGACATCGGCGCCGCTGCGCGCCTCGTGCATGACGGCTGCCGCGCGACGCTGCGCGAGCACTTCACGATCCAGCCGGTGCGCGACGAACCCGAAGGCAGCCGCGTGACTATCGGCGAAGGCTTCGACGCGACGGCCATCCGCCTGACGGGCAACGTGATCGGCAAGGCGCCGTTCTCGGGCAGCATCAGCCATCGCGGGTGGCGCGCCGCCGAGGTTCGCCTGCCGAAGCTCACGGCCAGCCACGACGCGACCGTGCTCGCCCCTGCGGAGGTGGAACTATGAGCGATCCGCGCTATTCGATCGGCATCGATCTGGGCACGACGCACTGCGCGCTGTCGTATGTCGATCTCGCCGCCAGCGACGGCGAGACGACCGAGCAGCAGGTGATGCCCGTCACGCAACTCACTGCGCCCGGCGCGCTCGAAGATCTCGACCTGCTGCCCTCGTTTCTCTATCTGCCGCACGAAAGCGAATTGGCGGCGGGCGACCTCGCGCTGCCCTGGACGGGTGAACGCAATTTTGTGGTCGGCGAAATGGCGCGCGCGCGTGGCGCGGGCACGCCGATCCGGTTGGTGTCGAGCGCGAAGAGCTGGCTGTGCCATCCGGGCGTCGACCGTCGCGCGGCGATCCTGCCGAGCGATGCGCCGCCCGAAGTGGCCCGCGTCTCGCCGCTCGAAAGCTCGGTGCGCTACCTGACACACCTGCGCGAAGCATGGAACCACGCGCATCCCGACGCGCCGTTCGAGCAGCAGGAAATCACGGTGACGATTCCCGCCTCGTTCGATCCCGCTGCGCGCGAACTGACGGCGCAAGCCGCGAACGCCGCCGGCTACGGCCAGATGACACTGCTCGAAGAGCCGCAGGCCGCGCTGTACAGCTGGATCCAGAAGAGCACGGGCGGCTGGCGCAAGCAGGTCAAGCTCGGCGACATCATCCTCGTGGTCGACGTCGGCGGCGGCACGACCGACCTCTCGCTGATCGCCGTGATCGAGCGCGAAGGCAATCTCGAACTGCATCGCGTCGCCGTCGGCGAACACATCCTGCTCGGCGGCGACAACATGGATCTGGCGCTCGCGCACGTCGTCGCGCGCAAGCTGGCCGCACAAGGCACGCAGGCCGATCCGTGGCAGCTGCGCGCGCTCACCTACGCCTGCCGCGGCGCGAAGGAAACGCTGCTGTCCGATCCGTCGACGGACACCGTGCCCCTCGTCGTGCCGAGCCGCGGCTCGAAGCTGATCGGCGGCTCGATCCGCACCGAACTGACGCGCGACGAACTCACGCAGACGATCCTCGAAGGCTTCTTCCCGCAAGTCGAATCGTCGGCCCGGCCGATGGTGCGCACGCGCGCCGGTCTGACGCAGCTCGGCCTGCCGTACGCGCAGGACGCGGCCATCACGCGCCATCTCGCTGCGTTCCTCGGCCGCCAGGTCGCGGCGCTCGCCGAATTGCAAGGCATGCAGGGAGCCAGCCAGCAGGCGCTCGACGCCGGTGCGACGTTCCTGCATCCGACGGCCGTGCTGTTCAACGGCGGCGTGTTCAAGTCGCCGCTGCTCGTCGAACGCATCATGTCGACGCTCAACGGCTGGCTGGCGGCCGACGGTGGCGCACCTGCGCGCCTGCTCGAAGGCGCAGACCTCGACCTCGCCGTCGCGCGCGGCGCCGCCTACTACGGCTATGTGAAGCGCGGCCGCGGCGTGCGCATTCGCGGCGGCACGGCGCGTGCGTACTACGTCGCAATCGAATCGGCGATGCCCGCCGTGCCCGGCATGGAGCCGCCCATTTCCGCGCTGTGCGTTGCGCCGTTCGGCATGGAAGAAGGCACCGACGCGCCGCTGCCGGAACAGGAGTTCGGCCTCGTCGTCGGCGAGCCGGTGCACTTCCGCTTCTTCGGCTCGTCGGTGCGGCGGCTCGATCAGGTCGGCACGATGCTCGACTACTGGTCGCCCGACGAGCTGCAGGAACTCGAAGAGATCCAGGCGACCCTGCCCGCCGATGGCCGCACCGTCGGCGAAGTCGTGCCCGTCAAGCTGCACGCGCGCGTGACGGAAGCGGGCACGCTTGAACTCGAAGCGATTCCGCGCGGCACGGACGAGCGCTGGAAAGTCGAGTTCGACGTGCGCGGCAGCGCGCAGGACTGACCCAAGGCTTCGATGAAGGGCAAGCTAAAGCGCGAACCACGACGGCCGGCGAGCCGCTACACGGTCGGCATCGACCTCGGCACGAGCAATACGGTCGTCGCGTATGTCGCACACGACGCGAGCGGTTCCGACGACATCCGCGTGTTCGATGTCGAGCAGCTCGTTGCGCCCGGGGAAGTGGGCGCGCGGCCGCTGCTGCCGTCCGTGCGCTATCACCCGGCTGAGGGCGAGCTGAACCCGGGCGATCTGCAACTGCCCTGGTCGCGCGCCGATCAACGGCCTGGCGACGCGCTGCCGCCCGTCACTGGCGAGCTTGCGCGCATACTCGGCGCACAGGTGCCGGGACGGCTCGTGACGAGCGCGAAAAGCTGGCTCTCGCATGCTTCCGTCGACCGGCTCGCGCCGATCCTGCCGTGGGGCGCGCCCGACGACGTGACGAAAGTCTCGCCCGTCGCCGCGAGCGCGAGTTACCTCGCGCACGTGCGCGCGGCCTGGAACTGGCGCTTTCCCGATGCGCCGCTCGAGCAGCAGAACGTCGTGCTCACGGTGCCCGCCTCGTTCGACGAAGGCGCGCGCGCGTTGACGCTCGAAGCCGCGCGTCTCGCGAAGCTGCCCGAATTGCGGCTGCTCGAAGAGCCGCAGGCGGCCTTCTACGACTGGCTCTTTCAGCATCGCGCGAGCCTCGGCGCAGAACTGGCCGAGACGAAGCTGGTGCTGATCTGCGACGTCGGCGGCGGGACGACCGATCTCACGCTGATCAAGGTCCATGTCGACGAGAACGGCGAGCCGCAATTGACGCGCATCGGCGTCGGCAATCATCTGATGCTCGGCGGCGACAACATGGATCTCGCGCTCGCGCGTCTCGCCGAGACGCGGCTTGGCGCAGCGCAGGAGGGGCAGGCCCGGCTGTCCGCGGCGAGCCTCTCGCAACTCGTCGAGCGATGCCGGGTTGCGAAAGAGCAGTTGCTCGATGCGAGCGCGCCCGCGTCTATGGCGATCACGCTGCTCGGATCGGGTTCGCGCGTGATCGGCGGCGCGCGCACCACGCATCTGACGCGCGACGACATCGAGCAGGTCGTCGTCGACGGATTTTTTCCGCAGGTTTCCGCCGAGGAGATGCCGCGCCGCTCGCGCGCGGCGATCGTCGAATTCGGCCTGCCGTATGCGGCCGACGCCGCCGTGACGCGCCATGTGGCGGCGTTTCTGAAGCGGCTGGCGGCGCCTTCTCGCGACGCGCTCGGCGCGAGCCGCGAAAGCGCCGCCGCCGACACGCTCGCTGTACCCGACACGCTGCTGCTCAACGGCGGCGTGTTCCGTGCTCGCGCGCTGACGCAAAGGCTCGCCGACACGCTCGGCGGATGGCGCGGCGAGCCGCTGCACGTGCTGCAGAACGATCATCCCGATGTCGCCGTCGCGCGCGGCGCCGTTGCCTATGGTCTGGCGCGTGCGGGCAACGCGCCGCGTATCGGCGGCGGCTCGGCGCGCAGCTACTTTCTCGTGCTCGACGGCGGCCAGGGCGTCTGCCTGCTGCCGCGCGGCACAGAAGAGGCGCATGAGGTGCATCTCGACGAACGCGTGTTCGCGCTGCGGCTCGGGCAGCCGGTGCGTTTTCACCTGATGTC
This Paraburkholderia phymatum STM815 DNA region includes the following protein-coding sequences:
- the xth gene encoding exodeoxyribonuclease III encodes the protein MKLATFNINGIRSRLPALLQWLEREAPDVVCLQELKAPDSGFPEAELNRAGYGAIWHGQVSWNGVAILAKDAQPVETRRGLPGDPDDTHSRYIEAAVEGILIGCLYLPNGNPQPGPKFDYKLAWFERLIVYAKRLLDSGHPVVLAGDYNVVPTDFDIYNPRSWLKDALLQPESRACYARLLDQGWTDALRTRFPDEQIFTFWDYFRQHWERNSGLRIDHLLLNRPVAAMMRDAGVDRWVRGEPHASDHAPAWVELDLEGTANVGKKTAVKKTAVKKTAVKKTAPGSAAAAKKRAARSTRAAASKKTGT
- a CDS encoding DUF3597 domain-containing protein; protein product: MSIFSTILSKIFPSSHPAVQAAPAPDAAPAADAAPEQAPAGAAAAAAPAEPVDVEAILTALADQHPEKLNWRTSIVDLMKLLGLDSSLAARKQLAEELDYSGDTGDSASMNIWLHKQVMTKLAENGGKVPDDLKN
- a CDS encoding IS630 family transposase, with translation MPMGRPKAELELSEDERSQLISIARSRSISAALVTRARIVLAAADGEPNSAIAQRLQLTRATVGKWRLRFLEQRINGLYDEVRPGKPRTIDDERLAQLIHKTLHTKPADGSTHWSVRTIAAETAISPTSVHRYFKLLGLQPHRSESFKLSTDQFFIEKLRDVVGLYLSPPENALVLCVDEKSQCQALERTQPMLPMGFGYVEGVTHDYVRHGTTTLFAALNVLNGAVLATCKPRHRHQEFLSFLREIDKAVPAELDVHCIVDNYSSHKHPKVKAWLAARPRWHMHFIPTYSSWLNQVERFFALITDKAIRRGSFGSVKQLIRRIDQFVSHYNENCKPFIWTASADSILEKLHRLCSRISGTEH
- a CDS encoding DUF2760 domain-containing protein is translated as MTEPNVSLLGRLSLAFGTFFSILGDRDFAASVLRLRSGAMPAPSPAPAAAPVTPPAPAPAPAPVVIKEATPEAALQLLGLLQRDARFIDFVEEDIAKYSDADIGAAARLVHDGCRATLREHFTIQPVRDEPEGSRVTIGEGFDATAIRLTGNVIGKAPFSGSISHRGWRAAEVRLPKLTASHDATVLAPAEVEL
- a CDS encoding superinfection immunity protein yields the protein MRAFFEGLVLLAAVVVYFLPAIVADAREREDAFALTIFNVLFGWTVIGWIAAYAWARHRVSDKRLANLATNTRRSLGRVTVAKIVARSRRMRAARRQSTLSA
- a CDS encoding NUDIX hydrolase, with amino-acid sequence MKQRATVVCRMGTRILLVGKANSRWSLPGGKPDTGETFEAAAVRELMEETSLQAAGMQYLFEFAGTRTCHHVFAAHVDEQQTATPSNEITRCTWAKVTDISDLDTSVSTRGIVDVLALNRSYDPRVRNRYQRADAFVQNLREALRDVRLRGWTTALW
- a CDS encoding helix-turn-helix domain-containing protein, whose protein sequence is MDYSVKTLGQLRPVLRGFRKAAGLTQAMLAERLGITQQSYAQFEANPAAAGVERLFKVLRLLNAGIKLSQDEPASENAAPAAKIAPSPRPAVQGPRATAKVAPRKPATGARSTRQTPAIKTGELPKTGTGATGVRQSAAGPGRRAGTTSKRPASAARKREQW
- a CDS encoding alkaline phosphatase family protein; translated protein: MSDDQSSNLPDPTRRKILAALAGSVALSACGGGGGSSGSTGATSGLPPDRANLPRPALPDPATSGVDHIVLVTMENRSFDHMFGWVPNAEHQQTRQFTDAFGQKQTSFGLTSNASYGFQACSFSDPNHMYEAGRVHLANGAMNGFLLTPGTSITRGDLLPIGYFGAADLDFYRGAVTQYTVCDYYMSGILSATFPNRLYLHSGETDRLNDTVDTSSLPTIWDRLDAKNISSTYYFHDVPFTSLYGSRYVGRSRLFAEFLADAAAGNLPSFCMIDPSFGGEAQGTSNDDHPHADVRNGQVLLGRIYDALRTSPNWSKTLMILVYDEWGGFMEHVVPPVKPVSTAEHTVGNDGRLGFRVPCMLFGPRVRANFVSRYPFDPSSIHQLLAWRFGLDPLGVRASDATTFNMAYALDFSDAARTDAPAIAVTQGTFGVACSVAGVIPGLGGVDHSQQIPSTAASEPTANAPGGRFADLRAKATALGFPGGM
- a CDS encoding TIGR03571 family LLM class oxidoreductase; this translates as MTTVESTIDHRIFSAGRLSIGLTLPLLHAGAIVADFREQVALASLADTLGFRALWVRDVPLNSADYPDPVGHLDPWVLLGALASNTTQIALASGAIVLTLRHPLHIAKSAGSVQTLSNGRFVLGLGSGDRPPEYAAFGCHAEARRERYRAHWETVAAALGEVPRVIPDLRPADAPEFMLLPRPPLPVPMLAVGSGGQSVDWIARHSIGWMTYHREPEIQRSRHSMWRAAVERLPAPAFRAFGVAMRLDLSDDPHEPATPLSLGYRAGRHALLALLDDMRETGTHHVALNPASRRPVRDVMAELAADVLPAFHG